In one Myxococcus xanthus genomic region, the following are encoded:
- a CDS encoding MFS transporter: protein MVRRAASLRVVFGIVALDLIGFGILIPQLGVYGVRFGASPFTVGLLISVFSLMQLVSAPILGRLSDRYGRRPVLLVSQVGSLLAYLLFAFAQSLPLLFLARVIDGISGGNISTAQAVVADITTPKDRARGMGVIGAAFGLGFVLGPALGGFLGAWGGNLAIGLFAAGLVAINLTGTYFYLPETRVEGRPGEGHARTLKGATLAMSLPVVGRCLVLMLVFTTAFAQMEGTFSVYLLTRFLSSGPVPLQEGGLFLRAAVTDLDVLREASLRSGWLFAAIGVISAGVQGGLVRRLTGGPGSAPGREALLATVGFGLTAAGLALLPVAPDYAWLFPVMGLLAVGSALVTPCLSALVSLHAPPERLGAVLGAYQAFGSLGRILGPALGGWLFTRLGPAAPYGTAAGMVAMAGLLGLSLVAQTRMAGAGAEQRS from the coding sequence GTGGTGCGGCGGGCGGCGTCACTCCGTGTCGTCTTCGGAATCGTGGCGCTGGACCTCATCGGGTTCGGCATCCTGATTCCCCAGTTGGGGGTGTACGGCGTGCGGTTCGGTGCCTCGCCCTTCACGGTGGGGTTGCTCATCTCCGTCTTCTCGCTGATGCAGCTGGTGTCGGCCCCGATACTGGGCCGGCTCAGCGACCGGTACGGCCGCCGGCCGGTGCTGCTGGTGAGCCAGGTGGGCTCGCTGCTGGCGTACCTACTGTTCGCCTTCGCGCAGTCTCTGCCGCTGCTCTTCCTGGCGCGTGTCATCGACGGCATCTCCGGTGGCAACATCTCCACCGCACAGGCCGTGGTGGCGGACATCACCACGCCGAAGGACAGGGCGCGGGGTATGGGAGTCATTGGCGCGGCCTTCGGGCTGGGCTTCGTGCTGGGACCGGCGCTGGGCGGCTTCCTGGGCGCCTGGGGTGGCAACCTCGCCATCGGTCTGTTCGCGGCGGGGCTGGTGGCCATCAACCTGACGGGCACGTACTTCTACCTGCCGGAGACGCGGGTGGAGGGGCGCCCGGGGGAAGGGCACGCGCGCACGCTGAAGGGCGCCACGCTGGCCATGAGCCTGCCCGTGGTGGGGCGCTGCCTGGTGCTGATGCTGGTGTTCACCACCGCCTTCGCGCAGATGGAAGGCACCTTCTCCGTCTACCTGCTGACGCGCTTCCTGTCGTCCGGGCCGGTGCCGCTCCAGGAAGGCGGGCTGTTCCTCCGGGCGGCGGTGACGGACCTGGACGTGCTGCGCGAGGCCAGCCTGCGCTCCGGTTGGCTCTTCGCGGCGATTGGGGTGATTTCCGCGGGGGTGCAGGGCGGCCTGGTTCGCCGGCTGACGGGTGGGCCCGGGAGCGCGCCAGGGCGCGAGGCGCTGCTGGCCACGGTGGGCTTCGGACTGACGGCGGCGGGGCTGGCCCTGTTGCCCGTAGCGCCGGATTATGCGTGGCTGTTCCCGGTGATGGGGTTGTTGGCGGTGGGGTCGGCGCTGGTGACACCGTGTCTGTCCGCCCTGGTATCTCTGCATGCCCCGCCGGAGCGGCTGGGGGCGGTGCTGGGGGCGTACCAGGCCTTCGGCTCGCTGGGGCGGATTCTGGGGCCGGCGCTGGGGGGCTGGCTCTTCACCCGGCTGGGGCCCGCGGCCCCGTACGGGACGGCGGCGGGCATGGTGGCGATGGCGGGGCTCCTGGGATTGTCCCTGGTGGCCCAGACGAGAATGGCAGGCGCGGGGGCCGAGCAAAGGTCCTAA